From the genome of Quercus lobata isolate SW786 unplaced genomic scaffold, ValleyOak3.0 Primary Assembly Scq3eQI_2001, whole genome shotgun sequence:
CACAGCAAGCCTAGGGTTGTCACTGGTATCATTTATAGCTATGTTGAGCTCTTcagaaaaattttgtaattccAACTGCTGTGATAATGTTAAACTGTCACTTGCATAATTCTCGCCCCAGAAAATACCATCAGAACATTGTCCAGGAATAATGTATTCGAATCCCTTCATCAAGTCAAATGATGTCTCTTTCCCACATCTACCATTTACACCTCCACCTGAAGGCAATGAAGACTTTGGTGAATTAACAGCATGAGGGTACCGGTTGGAGTTCGGGGGATTTGGTAGGAAAGGTTGGTTTCCAAGATAGCATGAAGTCTCAGGGTTTGTTGAAGATGAAAAATGTAAACTAGTACAGAACATAGAAGATGGAGCATACGTGCTTTTAGGATTTTGGATACAAGAGCTATCAGATTCATTAGACAAATGTTTTGCATATAACTTGTCTTTTGGCGAAGGAGTTTGTGTAAGGGAATTGGGCGGTTTTGGTTGTATGCAGTGGGGGAGAACAGCTGGTGATGAGCTGCACTTCAATGAATATAGGTCTTGTGAATCCATAGTCGATGTAATATGAACAGGAGAAGATTTTCTCCTTAACTTA
Proteins encoded in this window:
- the LOC115973753 gene encoding protein PHOSPHATE STARVATION RESPONSE 3-like, coding for MDSQDLYSLKCSSSPAVLPHCIQPKPPNSLTQTPSPKDKLYAKHLSNESDSSCIQNPKSTYAPSSMFCTSLHFSSSTNPETSCYLGNQPFLPNPPNSNRYPHAVNSPKSSLPSGGGVNGRCGKETSFDLMKGFEYIIPGQCSDGIFWGENYASDSLTLSQQLELQNFSEELNIAINDT